In Saccharothrix violaceirubra, the following are encoded in one genomic region:
- the rplC gene encoding 50S ribosomal protein L3, producing the protein MSDRQVKGLLGTKLGMTQVFDENNRIVPVTVVKAEPNVVTQIRTQENDGYSAVQLAFGAIDPRKVNKPVAGHFAKAGVTPRRHLAELRTTDASEYQVGQEITAEVFEAGAVVDIVGTSKGKGTAGVMKRHGFAGLGSSHGTQRKHRSPGSIGGCATPGRVFKGLRMAGRMGHARVTTQNLKVHKVDVESGLLLIKGAVPGPKGGTVFIKTAAKGGA; encoded by the coding sequence ATGTCTGACAGGCAGGTCAAGGGCCTCCTGGGCACCAAGCTCGGCATGACGCAGGTCTTCGACGAGAACAACCGGATCGTCCCGGTGACCGTCGTCAAGGCCGAGCCGAACGTGGTCACCCAGATTCGGACCCAGGAGAACGACGGCTACTCGGCAGTCCAGTTGGCCTTCGGCGCGATCGACCCGCGCAAGGTCAACAAGCCCGTCGCGGGCCACTTCGCCAAGGCGGGCGTCACGCCCCGTCGACACCTGGCGGAGCTGCGCACCACGGACGCCTCCGAGTACCAGGTCGGCCAGGAGATCACCGCAGAGGTGTTCGAGGCCGGCGCGGTTGTCGACATCGTCGGCACCTCCAAGGGCAAGGGCACCGCGGGTGTCATGAAGCGCCACGGCTTCGCCGGTCTCGGCTCGAGCCACGGCACCCAGCGCAAGCACCGCTCGCCGGGTTCCATCGGCGGCTGCGCCACGCCCGGCCGCGTGTTCAAGGGTCTGCGCATGGCGGGCCGCATGGGCCACGCGCGCGTGACCACCCAGAACCTCAAGGTGCACAAGGTCGACGTCGAGTCCGGCCTGCTGCTCATCAAGGGCGCGGTGCCCGGTCCCAAGGGCGGCACCGTGTTCATCAAGACCGCTGCGAAGGGTGGTGCCTGA
- the rplD gene encoding 50S ribosomal protein L4, which yields MTSVEIRTPDGKSDGSVELPSAIFDAKANIALLHQVVVAQQAAARQGTHKVKTRGEVSGGGKKPYRQKGTGRARQGSTRAPQFAGGGVVHGPVPRDYSQRTPKKMKAAALRGALSDRARAGQVHVVSEFLAGDATPSTKTARKILDSVTEARRVLVVLLESEEASWVSLRNLPHVHLITPGQLNTYDVLVNDDVVFTKDALDVFLASKAQQGKGSAEAVAGSSEVEDDK from the coding sequence ATGACGTCGGTCGAGATCCGCACCCCGGACGGCAAGAGCGACGGTTCCGTCGAGCTGCCCTCCGCCATCTTCGACGCCAAGGCGAACATCGCGCTGCTGCACCAGGTCGTCGTGGCCCAGCAGGCCGCCGCGCGCCAGGGCACGCACAAGGTGAAGACCCGCGGCGAGGTGTCCGGTGGCGGTAAGAAGCCGTACCGCCAGAAGGGCACCGGCCGCGCCCGCCAGGGCTCGACCCGTGCGCCGCAGTTCGCCGGCGGTGGCGTCGTGCACGGCCCCGTGCCGCGCGACTACAGCCAGCGCACCCCCAAGAAGATGAAGGCCGCCGCCCTGCGTGGCGCCCTCTCCGACCGGGCGCGTGCCGGCCAGGTCCACGTCGTGAGCGAGTTTCTCGCGGGTGACGCCACCCCGTCGACGAAGACCGCCCGCAAGATCCTGGACTCGGTCACCGAGGCTCGCCGGGTGCTGGTCGTGCTGCTGGAGAGCGAAGAGGCGTCGTGGGTCAGCCTGCGCAACCTCCCGCACGTGCACCTGATCACGCCGGGTCAGCTGAACACCTACGACGTGCTCGTCAACGACGACGTGGTGTTCACGAAGGACGCTCTGGACGTGTTCCTCGCGAGCAAGGCCCAGCAGGGCAAGGGCTCGGCCGAGGCGGTCGCCGGTTCGTCCGAAGTGGAGGACGACAAGTGA
- the rplW gene encoding 50S ribosomal protein L23 has product MIPDHRDILLAPVISEKSYGLLEENKYTFVVAPGSNKTQIKIAVEKVFGVKVVSVNTINRQGKRKRTKTGYGKRKDTKRAIVTLSAESKPIEIFGGPAA; this is encoded by the coding sequence GTGATCCCCGACCACCGGGACATCCTGCTCGCGCCGGTCATCTCCGAGAAGTCCTACGGGCTGCTCGAGGAGAACAAGTACACCTTCGTGGTGGCTCCCGGCTCGAACAAGACCCAGATCAAGATTGCCGTGGAGAAGGTCTTCGGCGTCAAGGTCGTCAGCGTCAACACGATCAACCGTCAGGGCAAGCGCAAGCGGACCAAGACGGGCTACGGCAAGCGCAAGGACACCAAGCGCGCCATCGTGACGCTGTCCGCCGAGAGCAAGCCGATCGAGATCTTCGGCGGCCCGGCCGCCTGA
- the rplB gene encoding 50S ribosomal protein L2, with translation MGIRKYKPTTPGRRGASVSDFAEITRSTPEKSLIRPLHGRGGRNASGKITTRHKGGGHKRAYRLIDFRRTDKDGIPAKVAHIEYDPNRTARIALLHYVDGEKRYIIAPAKLQQGDVVENGPKADIKPGNNLPLRNIPVGTVVHAIELRPGGGAKIARSAGASVQLVAKDGPYAQLRMPSGEVRNVDVRCRATVGEVGNAEHQNINWGKAGRMRWKGKKPTVRGVAMNPVDHPHGGGEGKTSGGRHPVNPAGKPEGRTRRRKASDRLIVRRRRTGKKR, from the coding sequence ATGGGCATTCGCAAGTACAAGCCGACGACCCCGGGTCGTCGCGGTGCGAGCGTCTCCGACTTCGCCGAGATCACTCGGTCGACGCCGGAGAAGTCGCTGATCCGTCCGCTGCACGGCCGCGGTGGCCGCAACGCGTCGGGCAAGATCACGACGCGGCACAAGGGCGGCGGCCACAAGCGGGCCTACCGTCTGATCGACTTCCGCCGCACCGACAAGGACGGCATCCCGGCCAAGGTCGCGCACATCGAGTACGACCCCAACCGGACCGCGCGCATCGCGCTGCTGCACTACGTCGACGGCGAGAAGCGCTACATCATCGCCCCGGCGAAGCTCCAGCAGGGCGACGTCGTGGAGAACGGCCCCAAGGCCGACATCAAGCCGGGCAACAACCTGCCGCTGCGCAACATCCCGGTCGGCACGGTCGTGCACGCGATCGAGCTGCGCCCCGGTGGCGGCGCCAAGATCGCCCGGTCGGCCGGTGCGAGCGTCCAGCTCGTCGCCAAGGACGGCCCGTACGCCCAGCTGCGGATGCCTTCGGGCGAGGTCCGCAACGTGGACGTGCGCTGCCGCGCCACGGTCGGCGAGGTCGGCAACGCGGAGCACCAGAACATCAACTGGGGCAAGGCCGGCCGCATGCGCTGGAAGGGCAAGAAGCCCACGGTGCGTGGTGTCGCCATGAACCCGGTCGACCACCCGCACGGTGGTGGTGAGGGCAAGACCTCCGGTGGTCGCCACCCGGTGAACCCGGCCGGTAAGCCCGAAGGCCGTACCCGCCGCCGCAAGGCAAGCGACAGGCTCATCGTCCGGCGTCGTCGCACCGGCAAGAAGCGCTGA
- the rpsS gene encoding 30S ribosomal protein S19, translating into MPRSLKKGPFVDDHLLKKVDVLNESGKKTVIKTWSRRSTIIPDMLGHTIAVHDGRKHVPVFVTESMVGHKLGEFAPTRTFKGHIKDDRKSRRR; encoded by the coding sequence ATGCCACGCAGCCTTAAGAAGGGCCCCTTCGTGGACGACCACCTGCTCAAGAAGGTGGACGTCCTCAACGAGTCGGGCAAGAAGACCGTCATCAAGACCTGGTCCCGCCGGTCGACGATCATCCCCGACATGTTGGGCCACACGATCGCGGTGCACGACGGCCGCAAGCACGTGCCGGTGTTCGTGACGGAGTCGATGGTCGGGCACAAGCTCGGCGAGTTCGCGCCGACGCGCACCTTCAAGGGCCACATCAAGGACGACCGGAAGTCGCGCCGCCGCTAG
- the rplV gene encoding 50S ribosomal protein L22 yields the protein MNARNDATAQEFPRAVARARYVRDTPMKVRRVVELIRGRSASEALAVLQFAPQAASEPVRKVLASAVANAENNLSLDPDTLWVSKVYVDEGPTLKRFRPRAQGRAYRIRKRTSHITVEVESRPKKTSAKGSAR from the coding sequence ATGAACGCCCGTAACGACGCCACCGCGCAGGAGTTCCCGCGCGCCGTGGCTCGGGCTCGCTACGTCCGCGACACGCCGATGAAGGTGCGCCGCGTCGTCGAGCTCATCAGGGGTCGTAGCGCCAGCGAGGCCCTGGCCGTGCTCCAGTTCGCTCCGCAGGCGGCAAGCGAGCCGGTCCGCAAGGTGCTCGCGAGCGCCGTGGCCAACGCCGAGAACAACCTGTCCCTGGACCCCGACACCCTGTGGGTGTCGAAGGTCTACGTGGACGAGGGTCCGACCCTCAAGCGGTTCCGCCCGCGCGCCCAGGGCCGCGCCTACCGGATCCGCAAGCGGACGAGCCACATCACCGTCGAGGTGGAGAGCCGTCCCAAGAAGACCAGCGCGAAGGGGAGTGCTCGGTAG
- the rpsC gene encoding 30S ribosomal protein S3 yields MGQKINPHGFRLGITTDWKSRWYADKQYAEYVAEDVKIRKLLSRGMERAGISKVEIERTRDRVRVDIHTARPGIVIGRRGAEADRIRGELEKLTKKQVQLNILEVKSPESDAQLVAQGVAEQLSNRVAFRRAMRKAIQSAMRSPQVKGIRVQCGGRLGGAEMSRSEHYRDGRVPLHTLRADIDYGFFEARTTFGRIGVKVWIYKGDIVGGLSAKRERDAAPAADRAPRRDRGDRPNRARRSGASGTTATSTEAGRAAADAQADAPAAEKTEG; encoded by the coding sequence GTGGGTCAGAAGATCAACCCGCACGGCTTCCGGCTGGGGATCACCACCGACTGGAAGTCCCGCTGGTACGCCGACAAGCAGTACGCCGAGTACGTGGCCGAGGACGTCAAGATCCGCAAGCTGCTCTCGCGCGGCATGGAGCGTGCCGGCATCTCCAAGGTGGAGATCGAGCGCACCCGTGACCGGGTCCGCGTCGACATCCACACCGCCCGGCCGGGCATCGTCATCGGTCGCCGCGGCGCCGAGGCGGACCGCATCCGCGGCGAGCTGGAGAAGCTCACCAAGAAGCAGGTCCAGCTCAACATCCTCGAGGTGAAGAGCCCGGAGTCGGACGCGCAGCTCGTGGCGCAGGGCGTCGCCGAGCAGCTGTCCAACCGCGTGGCGTTCCGCCGCGCGATGCGCAAGGCGATCCAGTCGGCCATGCGCTCGCCGCAGGTCAAGGGCATCCGCGTGCAGTGCGGCGGCCGTCTCGGCGGCGCCGAGATGTCCCGCTCCGAGCACTACCGCGACGGTCGGGTCCCGCTGCACACGCTGCGCGCGGACATCGACTACGGCTTCTTCGAGGCCCGCACCACCTTCGGCCGCATCGGCGTGAAGGTGTGGATCTACAAGGGCGACATCGTCGGTGGCCTCAGCGCCAAGCGCGAGCGTGACGCGGCCCCGGCCGCCGACCGCGCGCCGCGTCGTGACCGCGGCGACCGCCCGAACCGGGCGCGTCGTTCGGGCGCCAGCGGCACCACCGCCACCAGCACCGAGGCCGGCCGCGCCGCCGCCGACGCGCAGGCGGACGCTCCGGCAGCAGAGAAGACGGAGGGCTGA
- the rplP gene encoding 50S ribosomal protein L16 — MLIPRRLKHRKQHHPGRSGAAKGGTRVTFGEFGIQALEPAYVTNRQIESARIAITRHIRRGGKVWINIFPDRPLTKKPAETRMGSGKGSPEWWVANVKPGRVLFEMSFPNEAVAREALRRAIHKLPMKCRIVTREGGDF, encoded by the coding sequence TTGCTGATCCCGCGCAGGCTCAAGCACCGCAAGCAGCACCACCCCGGTCGGTCCGGTGCTGCCAAGGGCGGTACGCGTGTCACGTTCGGCGAGTTCGGCATCCAGGCGCTGGAGCCGGCCTACGTGACCAACCGGCAGATCGAGTCCGCCCGTATCGCCATCACGCGGCACATCCGCCGTGGTGGCAAGGTCTGGATCAACATCTTCCCGGACCGCCCGCTCACCAAGAAGCCCGCCGAGACCCGCATGGGTTCCGGTAAGGGTTCGCCGGAGTGGTGGGTGGCCAACGTCAAGCCGGGTCGGGTGCTCTTCGAGATGAGCTTCCCGAACGAGGCTGTGGCCCGCGAGGCGCTTCGTCGCGCGATCCACAAGCTCCCGATGAAGTGCCGCATCGTTACGCGTGAGGGTGGTGATTTCTGA
- the rpmC gene encoding 50S ribosomal protein L29, with the protein MAAGTAASELRELTEEELVLRLREAKEELFNLRFQMATGQLDNNRRLRTVRHEIARIYTVMRERELGLSASPDGSTGEGAA; encoded by the coding sequence ATGGCAGCGGGTACCGCCGCTTCCGAGCTGCGCGAGCTGACCGAAGAGGAGCTGGTGCTGCGTCTGCGGGAAGCGAAGGAGGAGCTCTTCAACCTCCGCTTCCAGATGGCCACCGGTCAGCTCGACAACAACCGTCGCCTGCGCACGGTCCGGCACGAGATCGCCCGGATCTACACCGTGATGCGGGAACGGGAGCTGGGTCTCTCCGCTTCCCCGGACGGTTCCACTGGTGAGGGTGCGGCATGA
- the rpsQ gene encoding 30S ribosomal protein S17 — protein MSENNEVTTTEVRGERKVREGLVVSDKMDKTIVVAVEDRKKHRRYSKVMRSTTKVKAHDEQNAAGIGDRVLLMETRPLSATKRWRLVEILEKAK, from the coding sequence ATGAGCGAGAACAACGAAGTGACGACGACCGAGGTCCGCGGCGAGCGCAAGGTCCGCGAGGGCCTCGTCGTGTCCGACAAGATGGACAAGACGATCGTGGTCGCGGTCGAGGACCGCAAGAAGCACCGCCGGTACTCCAAGGTCATGCGCTCCACCACCAAGGTGAAGGCGCACGACGAGCAGAACGCCGCCGGCATCGGCGACCGCGTGCTGCTGATGGAGACCCGGCCGCTGTCCGCCACCAAGCGCTGGCGGCTCGTCGAGATCCTCGAGAAGGCCAAGTAA
- the rplN gene encoding 50S ribosomal protein L14, translating to MIQQESRLRVADNTGAKEILCIRVLGGSGRRYAGIGDIIVATVKQAIPGAGVKKGDVVKAVVVRTVKEKRRPDGSYIRFDENAAVLIKNDNEPRGTRIFGPVGRELRDKKFMKIISLAPEVL from the coding sequence GTGATCCAGCAGGAGTCGCGGCTCCGCGTCGCCGACAACACCGGTGCGAAGGAAATCCTTTGCATCCGTGTTCTCGGCGGCTCCGGCCGCCGCTACGCGGGCATCGGGGACATCATCGTCGCCACGGTGAAGCAGGCCATCCCCGGCGCCGGTGTGAAGAAGGGTGACGTCGTCAAGGCGGTCGTCGTCCGCACCGTCAAGGAGAAGCGCCGTCCCGACGGCTCTTACATCCGGTTCGACGAGAACGCCGCCGTGCTCATCAAGAACGACAACGAGCCGCGTGGCACCCGCATCTTCGGCCCGGTCGGCCGCGAGCTGCGCGACAAGAAGTTCATGAAGATCATCTCGTTGGCGCCGGAGGTGCTCTGA
- the rplX gene encoding 50S ribosomal protein L24: MKVKKGDTVVVIAGKDKGARGKVIQAYPTQNRVLVEGVNRIKKHTRITQTQRGAQSGGIVTQEAPIHVSNVMVVDSDGKPSRVGYRTNDEGKRVRISRRNGKDI; encoded by the coding sequence ATGAAGGTGAAGAAGGGCGACACGGTCGTCGTCATCGCCGGCAAGGACAAGGGCGCCCGGGGCAAGGTCATCCAGGCCTACCCGACGCAGAACCGGGTCCTGGTCGAGGGCGTCAACCGGATCAAGAAGCACACCCGGATCACGCAGACCCAGCGCGGCGCACAGTCGGGCGGCATCGTGACCCAGGAAGCGCCCATCCACGTGTCGAACGTGATGGTGGTCGACTCCGACGGCAAGCCGTCCCGCGTGGGCTACCGGACGAACGACGAGGGCAAGCGGGTCCGCATTTCCCGTCGTAACGGGAAGGACATCTGA
- the rplE gene encoding 50S ribosomal protein L5 — protein MTTAEKTTPRLKTRYREEIVAELRKQFEYANVMQIPGVVKVVVNMGVGDAARDGKLIEGAVRDLSIITGQRPEVRKARKSIAQFKLREGMPIGARVTLRGDRMWEFLDRLLNIALPRIRDFRGLSGKQFDGNGNYTFGLNEQSMFHEIDPDAIDRPRGMDITVVTTATNDEEGRALLKHLGFPFREN, from the coding sequence ATGACCACCGCAGAGAAGACCACCCCGCGGCTCAAGACCCGCTACCGCGAGGAGATCGTGGCCGAGCTGCGCAAGCAGTTCGAGTACGCGAACGTGATGCAGATCCCCGGCGTCGTGAAGGTCGTCGTCAACATGGGCGTCGGCGACGCCGCCCGTGACGGCAAGCTGATCGAAGGCGCCGTCCGGGACCTCTCGATCATCACCGGCCAGCGTCCCGAGGTCCGCAAGGCCCGCAAGTCCATCGCGCAGTTCAAGCTCCGCGAGGGCATGCCGATCGGTGCGCGCGTGACGCTGCGCGGCGACCGCATGTGGGAGTTCCTGGACCGGCTGCTGAACATCGCACTGCCCCGTATCCGCGACTTCCGCGGCCTGTCGGGCAAGCAGTTCGACGGCAACGGCAACTACACGTTCGGTCTGAACGAGCAGTCGATGTTCCACGAGATCGACCCGGACGCCATCGACCGCCCGCGCGGCATGGACATCACGGTCGTCACCACCGCCACCAACGACGAGGAGGGCCGGGCGCTGCTCAAGCACCTGGGCTTCCCCTTCCGGGAGAACTGA
- a CDS encoding type Z 30S ribosomal protein S14 produces the protein MAKKALINKAAAKPKFKVRGYTRCQRCGRPHSVFRKFGLCRICLREMAHRGELPGVSKSSW, from the coding sequence ATGGCCAAGAAGGCTCTGATCAACAAGGCCGCGGCCAAGCCGAAGTTCAAGGTGCGGGGCTACACCCGGTGCCAGCGCTGCGGCCGACCGCACTCGGTGTTCCGCAAGTTCGGCCTGTGCCGGATCTGCCTCCGCGAGATGGCCCACCGGGGCGAGCTGCCCGGCGTGAGCAAGTCCAGCTGGTAA
- the rpsH gene encoding 30S ribosomal protein S8 encodes MTMTDPIADMLTRLRNANSAYHDKVVMPHSKLKANIAEILKREGYIASYRDEDGDVAKQLVIELKYGPNRERSIAGLRRVSKPGLRVYAKSTNLPKVLGGLGVAIISTSGGLLTDRQANKQGVGGEVLAYVW; translated from the coding sequence ATGACGATGACCGACCCGATCGCAGACATGCTCACCCGTCTGCGCAACGCGAATTCGGCGTACCACGACAAGGTCGTGATGCCGCACTCGAAGCTGAAGGCGAACATCGCCGAGATCCTCAAGCGCGAGGGCTACATCGCGAGCTACCGCGACGAGGACGGCGACGTCGCCAAGCAGCTCGTGATCGAGCTGAAGTACGGCCCGAACCGTGAGCGCAGCATCGCGGGTCTGCGCCGGGTGTCCAAGCCCGGTCTGCGCGTTTACGCGAAGTCGACCAACCTGCCGAAGGTTCTCGGCGGTCTTGGCGTCGCGATCATCTCGACCTCCGGCGGTCTGCTGACCGACCGTCAGGCGAACAAGCAGGGCGTGGGCGGCGAAGTCCTCGCCTACGTCTGGTAA
- the rplF gene encoding 50S ribosomal protein L6, giving the protein MSRIGKLPITVPSGVDVKIEGQEVSIKGPKGTLELTIAEPIFLERAEDGTLEVKRPNDERRSRSLHGLSRTLVQNMVVGVTQGYEKKMEIHGVGYRVALKGSDLEFALGYSHPVKVEAPEGITFAVETPTRFSVSGIDKQLVGEIAANIRKLRKPDPYKGKGVRYAGEKIRRKVGKTGK; this is encoded by the coding sequence ATGTCGCGCATCGGAAAGCTGCCGATCACCGTCCCCTCCGGGGTCGACGTCAAGATCGAGGGCCAGGAGGTGAGCATCAAGGGTCCGAAGGGCACCTTGGAGCTGACCATCGCCGAGCCGATCTTCCTGGAGCGGGCCGAGGACGGCACGCTCGAGGTCAAGCGCCCGAACGACGAGCGTCGCAGCCGCTCGCTGCACGGCCTGTCGCGCACCCTGGTGCAGAACATGGTCGTCGGCGTGACCCAGGGCTACGAGAAGAAGATGGAAATCCACGGCGTCGGCTACCGCGTCGCGCTGAAGGGTTCCGACCTGGAATTCGCGCTGGGTTACAGCCACCCGGTGAAGGTCGAGGCCCCGGAGGGCATCACCTTCGCGGTGGAGACCCCGACCCGGTTCTCGGTCTCCGGCATCGACAAGCAGCTCGTCGGCGAGATCGCCGCGAACATCCGCAAGCTGCGCAAGCCCGACCCGTACAAGGGCAAGGGCGTGCGTTACGCGGGCGAGAAGATCCGCCGCAAGGTCGGAAAGACGGGTAAGTGA